Proteins encoded in a region of the Geobacillus genomosp. 3 genome:
- the zapA gene encoding cell division protein ZapA, producing the protein MTGESKTRVSVRIYGQDYTIVGTESPAHIRLVAAFVDDKMHEFSEKNPMLDVPKLAVLTAVNIANEYLKLKEEYQRLAEKLKQKKDGEDDD; encoded by the coding sequence TTGACAGGGGAATCCAAAACGCGGGTGAGCGTCCGCATCTATGGACAAGACTACACGATCGTCGGCACGGAAAGCCCGGCCCACATCCGGCTCGTGGCGGCGTTCGTTGATGATAAAATGCATGAATTCAGTGAGAAAAATCCGATGCTCGATGTGCCCAAGCTGGCTGTGTTGACAGCCGTCAATATCGCCAATGAGTATTTAAAACTGAAAGAAGAATATCAACGGCTTGCGGAAAAGCTGAAACAGAAAAAGGACGGGGAAGACGATGATTG
- the rnhC gene encoding ribonuclease HIII has translation MSNYVIQADRQLLDALRAHYQDALSDRLPAGALFAVKRPDVAITAYRSGKVLFQGKAAEQEAGKWIGKAAAPSGKPKERETPAPTESKLGTLSAIGSDEVGTGDYFGPIVVAAAYVDRAHLDRVAALGVKDSKQLTDEAIKRIAPAIMETAPYAVTVLDNAEYNRWQRSGMPQTKMKALLHNRTLAKLVDAIAPAELEAIIIDQFLERDAYFRYLADETRIIRERVHCLPKAESVHVAVAAASIIARCVFLEEMERLSRAIGFPLPKGAGVIVDEAAARIIRERGEEALAGCAKLHFANTKKALDIAKRQK, from the coding sequence TTGTCAAACTATGTGATTCAAGCCGACCGGCAGCTGCTTGACGCCTTGCGCGCCCACTACCAAGACGCCTTGTCCGACCGGCTTCCGGCCGGAGCGTTGTTTGCCGTCAAGCGCCCGGATGTCGCGATCACCGCCTACCGCTCAGGCAAAGTGCTGTTTCAAGGAAAAGCGGCGGAGCAAGAAGCGGGGAAATGGATCGGGAAAGCAGCAGCGCCGTCCGGCAAACCAAAAGAACGGGAAACCCCCGCTCCGACGGAATCAAAACTCGGGACGCTTTCTGCCATCGGTTCGGATGAAGTCGGCACCGGCGATTATTTCGGCCCGATCGTCGTCGCCGCCGCCTACGTCGACCGCGCCCATCTCGACCGAGTCGCGGCGCTTGGCGTGAAAGATTCGAAACAATTGACCGACGAGGCGATCAAACGGATCGCACCAGCCATCATGGAAACGGCGCCGTATGCCGTCACCGTGCTCGACAACGCCGAATACAACCGCTGGCAGCGAAGCGGCATGCCGCAGACGAAAATGAAGGCGCTCCTTCACAATCGGACGCTCGCGAAGCTCGTTGATGCCATCGCGCCCGCCGAACTAGAGGCGATCATTATCGACCAGTTTTTAGAACGCGATGCGTATTTCCGCTACCTCGCTGATGAAACGCGCATCATCCGCGAGCGCGTGCACTGCCTGCCGAAAGCGGAAAGCGTGCACGTGGCGGTCGCCGCCGCCTCGATCATCGCCCGCTGCGTGTTTTTAGAGGAGATGGAGCGATTATCCCGCGCCATCGGCTTCCCGCTTCCAAAAGGCGCCGGCGTCATCGTTGATGAAGCCGCAGCCCGGATCATCCGCGAGAGAGGGGAAGAGGCGCTCGCTGGGTGCGCCAAGCTTCATTTTGCCAATACGAAAAAGGCGCTTGACATCGCCAAGCGCCAAAAATGA